ATTAATCCTCTCCTCTTTTCTAACAGTGTTTGGGTTTTGTAAAGCCCAGTACACTGTGTTTGTTGAGATGAAGACCTGAGAGCTTAAGAATCCTTAACCTTTAGCTTACATTGTAGCAGGCAGTTGCCTTCTTGGGGCCCACAATGTACGTGGCCTGCATTATAAAATGTACATTATGCAGTAAATAACATGTTGGTATACCTGTCGCTTTAGTCTGACAGAAAACCAAAAGATGcaactttacttttacttaaactttttgcaacatttaaaaaaacaattatacccgtacagtgctggaaataacagtcagtcatcggacattgtccgaccaaattttgaaaatgtccggccaatttcacattatgatcggacatGATGACTGAACgtctcaccagcacatcttgagttatcttcttcaaggtgttgtcagtcaataaattatgtccggtccaatttgtcaaatgtccgaccaaaatgaagatctgaaaggacatatgtcctgtgaataaagaaaaattatttcaagcACTGCCATATTACATTTCCATAGCTTCTTGATAGTAAGTAttaaaacaagaggctacaggtagccctcactttgttcgaaggaattTTAGCCAATTTGCTttaaagttcacagtatttGAGTGATTTTTtaatatcttggtcaatatccagttaAATTCTGTCGTCTCAAATATACAATGTAAAATCCACATTCTGTGACCCAACCACAGTTGTAGAATACTGTAGTTGtgcacatttaaaactgttgttaatggCATTGATTCCATTCAAAACCAGTAAGCAGGTGCTTACAAGTTTTTAGAATGGTTTTTAAAGATATTTCATACTTTTATGGGCAATACCggcaaaattataaaattatgtaattagccTGGTAAGGTGTGTTACCAAGTCATACGATAACCAGATATTGCATTGAgtgcaacaaaaacacaaacactGGTTTCCAGTCACATACACACTTCTTTGATacacattttcttgataatctGGCACCTAGTCTTctgtggtttagtggtcatcgcgattgACTTCTACTTGGGCTgccttgtcttttttttttgtctttttttttttttggcataggTTATATAGGCTCCTACGAGTCTTATATAACGTcatgtataaaattattatactgTACGGTAAAAGTTCaaagtttatttatttcatgGCTCCTCTTTTAATCCACAGATGACAGTTTACAAAGTCAAGGGAGTGTCAGCAGTTTTAATGCAAGCTTGGAAATAAATGAGAGTATAGAATTTGATGGCACAGATGCTGGGGAAACTGAAGACAGTATTCCAACTGATTTATTACACAAGATAAAAAACGACCctacattttttatttcattttctgaaaaaaacctTGAAAATGTGATTAACTTTGATTGTGATCAGTTTGCAACAGCTCTTGGAAAGAGTGTTGCTGAAGCTGAATACAGCCAAGAGACCTGTCAGCGTGAACTAGACAGACGAAGAGAATTCAAGGAAGCTACCCAGCTGTTAAAAATGTTAGAAGGGGTTCAGAAAAATGAGACACTTGTGGGGAATAAGAGACCTAGACCAACATCTGAACAATAACTAACATAAGTAAAAACAAAGTGATCTCTTCATTTGTTTCTATATTTGAATACAGTATACTAGTTGTCACATCTGACATTCCTCTTCAGTACTGAAATGATCATTCTAATATTGGTGTTTGGAACTTCTGACACTAACTCTTTATCTGTAGTTCTCCACGAAATAAACCAAGAAGCAACTGggatattgataataatggCTCCTAACAGGCCAACTCAAACTTGGTGGCTATTACATGGTTGATGAAATCTGACAAATCCATCTGTCACTTGCCTGCAGTACTATCCCTCCAGGCCCCTTGGCAAGGCACTAGAGAAGTTGATCTGGGTGCAACCCGGTGTGTAAtggatcaataattattattttaattctgCCCTTAGCAaggaacatgtacatgtacatgcattttTACCAAAAATGTTAACCAAAGGCACCTTATCATGTGATGTTTTTGAACCATAGACAGCTACCAAAAGTCAGCTGTTTTCCGTTTTAAGTTGTCTTAACATTACCATATTTATGTTGCCACatatcttttcttttcaatatgtTTAAATGTCTGGGAGAGGCTGACTACCCTGGCATGCAAAATATTTACTTCAGTTTGTGTCCGTACTGTAGCTCATTGATGTCTCGTACTCAGCTCTCTCAAGCTGACTCAGATTACTGAGTTGAACAAAAGGTATATGTACATGACTTGTATATAACCCCTACAGTTTTTGATTCAATGACACAAATTTTTTGTATTAAGTTGTCTCAAGTCTGCCTTTATGACAGCATAGCCATTTGCAATAAAAGGTTAGAGTAATGCTCTGGCATATTATGCATGGAGAGTGATTAAATGTCCCTATCATTAACATTAATATCAAAGGTCACTCTATTATTATGTGCCAGTATGTTTAAAACACTTGCAGTCTACAAAAATTAAATATGCTTGAAGCTCTATAATACATAGTAATGTCCAAACAAatatcaatattaattttgtctaCTTAGTAATAAACAACATTTGAGCAATggtacattttcaaaacaaactctttccttgaataaatggaaacaaaattaattacacAGAAAGGTCTTGCATTGGCAGGgactttgagaaaaaaaggcaagtttcatttcagaaaaaaaaaaaccaaattattgtATTGAAAGAGCTACTACACTGTACATGGTAACCCTGGTGAATGAAGTGGAGAGATTACAAAAAATCACAGTGCTCCTTTGGAACATACAGCTGTACAACCTTCTGATTAAGAGTTCCGATGCTTCCCAGTGAATGTGCTCCATTTCGCCAATTTTTTGGATGGCAGTATGGCAGGGCAATAATGGttgcaacattaatttttgtcacATGACCCTAGTTTAGCTTTATAGGAAGAAAAAGATTTTTCTCTGTGTCAAACACCAGAGGATTTTAAGTCACTAATGGGTTAACAAGCCTTACATGTACATCCCCTCAAAAACCCTCCCCTTGAATGGTGTAGTTCCCATGAGTCTCCTGTAGCTCACTGGTAAAGCATCCGAAGTAGTAATTGGAAGGTCGTAGCCTcaactcctgcaaaggagctctTGGATTtgttttccgagtatccccgagtcctTAAGCTCCCACGATTCTACTATAGCTCAGTGTTAGAGCATCCAGACTAGTAATCAGAAGGTCGTAGtctcgactcctgcaaaggagctctTGGATTGCTTTTCAAGAATCCCTGAGTCCTACCGGTACATGTATCTCCCACAAGTCAgactcctatagctcagtggtagagcatccgaactagaaATCGGAAGGTCGCAGtctcgactcctgcaaaggagctctCGGATTGTTTCCCTGAGTCCTATCTCCCAAAAGTCTCccatagctcagtggtagagcatcccaactagtaattggaaggtcgtagtctcgactcctgcaaaggagctctTGGATTGTTTTCAGAGTATCCCCAAGTCCTACCTCCCATGaatctcctatagctcagtggtggAGCATCCGAATTCGTAAATGGAAGGTCATAGGttggactcctgcaaaggagcactagGATTTTTTCTGCATACAGCTGTAACCGTGGCAGAGTCAATGTCGAAAAATAAATCTATTGACAGTGAATGACGCTGTATTATGTAATTTGGAAAATGAACATTAATGgctatgttgtggttcaaattgTTTGCTGGTTTAACCAGTTCAGTCTTGATTTTTGTTTGTCTAATATTCATAATAGCACAATCTCAAAGACAGGAAATTAAAAtgacaacaattattattgaactggtttaaaaattttgaaccacaacagCTACTgtacatgatgatgatgaatgatGGCAGAAAGGAGTGTTTTGATCATCCCATGGTATGAGATTTTTgggattttttgcaaaattagCAATTTTTGCAGAAATATCCTTCATAGttgaggacttgtcttcttctttttgcTTTTACGATTTTTGCAGCTGcatgcaaacctggacataagtgcagaTACTGCAACACTTCAGCAGCAATTTAAAAATGGGCAAGTTTATTTAGAATTAACAAAATTATGGAATCTTACCAATATCAACagaaatcaacaacaacaattttacaAGCATGACCTTTAACAAAGACCCTTTGTTCAGTTTACAACATGGCAAACATACAGCTGTAACATGTCTGCTACAAATACATGTGACTTGCTTCTCACTTCAGTAATGGTCTGGTCCAAACTCTGGAGCTCTCTGGATGTCCTTTTCAATAAATTCAATGTCGAAGGGCTGTAAACCCAGGTTAGGTTTCCGCTTCAACTCCAAGCTAAAGAGCAATGGTCAAGGAGGTTAATGCAAAATATTAATGTAAAAAAGGGTGAAGCATACTttatgaaaatgttgaaattggttcatacactgtacatgtatattagtAACAGAAAGGGACTGGAGCTACAAGTGTCGTCGTGATAAAATGGCATCATTTTGTGTCACCAGCGAGGTTAATAAAAAGTAAATTGCCAAAATTTTGATAACATCACCCTGAGACTTGATGTGGTATTCTTGATTACAAAATCTATTCATTTTACTGATTAATACTTTGGAACTTTTCAAgaccaaaattaatataataTACTGTATCTGTAACAAGAGAAAGGATATCTccattctttttcattttaatgacctttccaaattaaaattttattttttctaaaatCATGTGTGAAAGTTGGGGGTGTGGCTTATAAAGCAGAGGCAAACTCTCCAAGCGTTTCATTCCTCAACCCTGGACCTGGACATTATTGTAAAGGCTAAGTGCATAAAAACTCCCTTAGGCTAGTGCTAATTGAAGCTATATATCTTAAGTTTAGTGAATATAAAACTGGTTAATTTTAGTAAAGGTGACACATCATTATTGCTAAAAATGTGACTCTTGAATTGTGCATTCACAATTTTGAATCATAAAGATGGTTAATTTGGGTTACGTCCCAAAGGATACTAAGCATCACATCTTTCACGCATTAACCGCAAATGTTCATTTCGTTTCCTTTGCTCAGTTTCTGGATCTGGCATGAGGTAGTCCATCATAAGTCTTGTTATCAAAGGCTGCAAGTGAAATTTATTACAACTATTATATACTACTAGTCAAGTGAATCAGCAATGTATTATTTACTGCAAATTCCTATGTTGATCACAGTGCTTTGTCTGTCACTGCCAAGCAGATTCTAGGGGAAAATTGGtattcctggtgttgtggctgcCCTATGAGTGAtaaatcacaattctgggagGACTAGCTCAAATGGTTCCTAATTGTTCCCTTCTAGTCCTTCCCCACAGTGCAAATAAGTTAAATGAAAAATCAAATCCCTTCCCCCTTACTTTGTTTTTGAATGAACAAGATGCGATATGAGTGTAGATTGTATCTCATACCACACAATTAAACTAGCTCTTTTCACAAGTTCTGATGGGGTTAACTTGGCGGTGGTTTAAAAGTTCTATTCACTTCTCAGCAGCCAtacagaaacaaaattaatgacttCCAACATACAATAACTATAATTATATTGTCTCAAATTCACCCTTAAGCCATGCCCACCAAAGAATGACACTTACAGAACTGATTCTACTTTGTCTCaaaccagacaattttactcgtcagtggggaccAGTTCTGAGGTGAAAGGCTTCACAACATGTCCGTGTTAACCTTTTCCCTCaaaagagtgacacttatagttGGTTTCACTGTGTCAAACTGTCCAAGAGAATATTTTACTTGTCATGTTTGTGTAAAATTAAGATTCTCAACACATTCAAGAAACTGACTCTGCCTGCAGTAAAAACATGTTTGGAAACCAATTCCATCTGTTCATTGTAAGCACAGGCACTGACCACGCTCAGTGCGAGGGAAAGACAGAaaaatttaaggatttgtaTACTTCGGCAATCCCAATAAAATACTTGAGAAGACAATACTTATaggaaaaaattctcaattaaaaagcctaaccttattgtcattgtgggtcgcttccttcctgtgtgtgtgtttgtttcAGATTAGACGACAgtgatttgagccatttcaaTTCCTTGGTTGTCAACGGACCTCGatgttttttatcataactgttgacaaccaacaaactgaaaacAGCTCAAATTGTGTGGAatctggaaagaaaaaacaCACAGGAAGGAACTGACCCTCAATGGTAacaaggttaggctttttaattgtgtgagaattttttcatataattttcttttatcGGAATTCCCATacaatccttatatttttgttggctttccctcacaccgAGCTTGGGGCATCTGTGTTGTAAGTCTAAACAGTACAAAAATGTACATTCAATTGGGTAATCTGTAAAGTACAATATACAGGTACATTTTAATAGCACTAATTTTGATTCTGGATTTCAGACAAAGACAAAATTGGAATGATCCAACACTGATTGTCATGAAACTAAGAATTTGCAAAATGAAAATCCAGAATTTAAAATCTAAATTCTTGGAAATTTCTCACTCTATTATGCACCGCACCCTACTACGGTATTTATTTGATTAAGTGCCAAGGGCGcctattcaatttttttcagggTGGGAGCTTATTCGAGGTGGgcacttttttaatttttaccaTTTAAAAACTAACTAAAAgtttattttgtaacaaaacatgacaaaatattaaagcaTATAAATTATAACTGTTTATTGTCCGGTTTAAGTATGCCCAGGACTAACAACTCATTGTTCATAATCATAATTCTCAATCAACTTCAATGTCATTGTCGATCAGCTCAATAAGTGAACTTTCTGGTGCTGCCTCGTCGACATCCGACAGCGTGACGTCAGCAAATGAGTCAGTCGTGCGAGAAGATGTTAGGGCTTGCTGGATGGATACCAGGCTATCTTGTCCTGCATGACAAGGTTCAGATCCGCCAGGAGCCACAGTAAGCGTGCAGCTTCTGAAAGAAGGGATAATTAACTCTCTGTCTAGAGTTTCCCAGGCCTCAGGAACCCACTTGACGATTTCACAACGAGGTGGGCCACGCATGTTTCCTGCAGCTGTAAATGAATGAGCTCTGTCAACCATCCATGCATCATACTTCTCAGTTACTTTGGCCTTGAAGGGCTTATTCCATGCCACGTCAGGGGCTTGGATATACTTAGGTAGTACAACCACCGGGTACTATAATGACAGGGTTGATCTTTGCATGTGCGTGTTCTTGCTTAATGCTGTCTATGATGTGGCATTTAAAAATAGTCCCAAGCCAACACCCGATGAGTAAATGAGAACTTGCCCAATACTCCTTGCACCCAGTCATGAGTCAGGTCTTCATTCACCCATTCGTTCACAGAAGAGGCTACATAGCACTTATTTTTAAACTCCTCATTAAGCTGCTTTGTTTCTCTTTTGGCTCCCAGAAAGACAATAAACGGGTTTAGTTTTGTCCCGTCTGCCTTTGCTGTCAAACAGACAGAGACTTTAAATTGGACCTCTCATGTCCTGTTGTCTTCCTGTTTTCTCCCATGCTGTCAACAGTAGTGCTGGACAGGATAAAATTATCTTGTCAGACAGCTGTTTCGTCCATGGCAATAATGTCTCTATGACTGTAGGAATGCCTGTTTCGCTGTCGTCCTACTTGTAAGATATGGGCAATAAGCTTGTTGATGAGTCTGTCCTGGTCTTTCTGCGATTCAGTGGTTCTGCGCCTCACAGACAGCCCATTCCTGGTCATAAACTTCTGGACCCAGCCATAACCAGAAACCACTGGCATCAAAACAGCCCTGCTCAAATCAAAGACTGGCTAGGTCATTACTGATCAGAGCATGCAGCTGTAGCGTTGGGTGGAGCATTATCTCAAGCTCTACTCAACCCAGAGCATCGTCACAGACACTTCCCTCAATGCCCTGCCTGGGTTGCCAGTCATAGAGGAGCTTGACAAAACGCCGACACTGGAAGAGCTCAACATAGCCATCAGCGGTCTCACCTGTGGCAAGGAACCAGGGAAGGACGGTATCCCGCCGGACATTTTGAAGCATGAGAAGCAAACCATCTTGCAACTGCTTCAAGAGCTCCTCTGCCTGTGCTGGGAGCAAGGTCACATCCCCCAAGACATGAGAGATGCCAACACAGTCACCCTGTACAAGAACAAGGGTGACCGTAGTGATTGCAACAACCATCGCGGTATCTCTCTTCTGAGCATAGTTGGCAAAGTCTCCGCTCGGGTCACCTTGACCCGTCTGCAGAGCCTTGCTTCGCAAGTCTACCCCGAGTCACAGCGTGGCCTCAGAGCCGAGAGGTCCACAGTGGACATGATCTTCTCCCTCTGTCAGCTGCAGGAGAAGTGTCAAGAGCAGCAGCAGCCATTGTTTCTCACCTTCGTGGACCTCACCAAAGCTTTTGACTTTGTGGGCTCTTCAACATCCTCCAGAAGATTGGCTGTCCTCCAAAGCTCCTGGCGATCATCACCTCCTTTCACCAGGACATGCAGAGTACAGCCTACTGCAATGGGGCCACCTCCAATGCCTTCCCAGTCAGCAGTGGAGTAAAGCAGAACTATGTCCTTGCTCCAACCCTGTTTGGGATTTTCTTCTCGATGCTGCTCCAATATGCCTTTGTAGACTGTACAGAATGTCCAGACGAGGTCAGACGGGAAACTCTTCAACATCGCCAGACTCCACGCCACACCTGACTAGAGTCCAGGCTATATGCATAACTTTTTGTTCCTTATTCGAGGTTGGGCActtaatcgaataaatacggtataaCCTTTTTATCCACATTAATTttgaagtgctactatgacaaaATTTGCATCTTTCCTTTCTAAGCCATTTAAAGACAATcataaacatgtagtctgtacaAGAAGAAGAATGTTGTTTACTCTTTTCAAATAtgtctttttgttccagagataattattcaagttttcaaaatatgcatattaatgtttttctagcttaTGATCATCCAAAATATTGAATCaagttggag
Above is a window of Montipora capricornis isolate CH-2021 chromosome 6, ASM3666992v2, whole genome shotgun sequence DNA encoding:
- the LOC138051926 gene encoding DNA fragmentation factor subunit alpha-like, which produces MAATSRRPYKVCSSDRRKNIGIVAASLEELKEKAGSKLDISSASCRVFLETDGTEVDDEEYFAFLEDQTKFMIVFDGEDWSPGSQYDSLQSQGSVSSFNASLEINESIEFDGTDAGETEDSIPTDLLHKIKNDPTFFISFSEKNLENVINFDCDQFATALGKSVAEAEYSQETCQRELDRRREFKEATQLLKMLEGVQKNETLVGNKRPRPTSEQ